In Parachlamydia acanthamoebae, the genomic window GCTTTAAATGAAGAGTTTCCAGCAACAAAGCAGCAAAGGTGTTGGGTGCATAAAACGGCTAATATTTTAGATAAAATGCCAAAAAGTGTTCAAAAGTATGCCAAAGAAATCATTCACGAAATTTATATGGCTCCAAGAAAAACGGATGGACTAAAAGCTTTTGAGAAGTTTCTTGGGACATATGAATCAAAATATCCAAAAGCCTGTGAATGTTTGAAAAAAGACAAAGATCAATTATTTAGCTTTTATGATTTTCCAGGCATGCATTGGCAACATATAAGAACAACGAATCCA contains:
- a CDS encoding transposase, with the protein product ALNEEFPATKQQRCWVHKTANILDKMPKSVQKYAKEIIHEIYMAPRKTDGLKAFEKFLGTYESKYPKACECLKKDKDQLFSFYDFPGMHWQHIRTTNP